In one window of Hymenobacter nivis DNA:
- a CDS encoding AAA family ATPase: MPQDTLKVPELALVLLIGSTGAGKSTFARRLFKPTEIVSSDTCRGLVADDENDQSASQDAFELLHYLVAKRLKRGLLTVVDATNVQPESRKPLVALARQYHVLPVPVVLDVPDGVALARNAQRPERRGVGPHVVARHRQALRRSLRTLKEEGFRHIHHLRGEAEIDAVQSITRDQLYNNRREETGPFDLIGDVHGCYHELRALLEKLGYALHDEPVADVRDLGIRVTPPAGRRAIFLGDLVDRGPASPQVLRLVMSMVRAGTALCMPGNHDIKLLRHLNGKKVTVNHGLAETLAQLEAEPEAFKGDVRRFLDGLVSHYVLDGGSLVVAHAGLPEAMQGRGSGAVRAFALFGESTGEIDEFGLPVRYEWAREYRGRALVAFGHTPVPDAEWLNNTIDLDTGCVFGGRLTALRYPERELVAVPAAQVYSEPVRPLNYK, translated from the coding sequence ATGCCCCAAGATACCCTGAAGGTCCCCGAACTCGCCCTGGTTCTGCTCATTGGCAGCACGGGGGCGGGCAAGTCCACGTTTGCCCGGCGCTTGTTCAAGCCCACCGAAATTGTGTCGTCGGACACCTGCCGGGGCCTGGTGGCCGACGACGAGAACGACCAATCGGCCAGCCAGGACGCCTTTGAGCTGCTGCACTACCTGGTGGCCAAGCGCCTGAAGCGCGGGCTACTGACCGTGGTGGACGCCACTAACGTGCAGCCCGAGAGCCGCAAGCCCCTGGTGGCCCTGGCCCGGCAGTACCACGTGCTGCCCGTGCCCGTGGTGCTCGACGTGCCCGACGGCGTGGCCCTGGCCCGCAACGCCCAGCGCCCCGAGCGGCGCGGCGTGGGGCCCCACGTGGTGGCCCGGCACCGCCAGGCGCTGCGCCGCAGCCTGCGCACCCTCAAGGAGGAAGGGTTTCGCCACATCCACCACCTGCGCGGCGAAGCGGAAATCGACGCCGTGCAAAGCATCACCCGCGACCAGCTCTACAACAACCGCCGGGAGGAAACGGGCCCCTTCGACCTCATCGGCGACGTGCACGGCTGCTACCACGAGCTGCGCGCGCTGCTGGAGAAGCTGGGCTACGCGCTGCACGACGAGCCCGTGGCCGACGTGCGCGACTTGGGCATCCGGGTGACGCCGCCGGCGGGGCGCCGCGCCATTTTCCTGGGCGACCTCGTGGACCGGGGCCCCGCTTCGCCGCAGGTGTTGCGCCTGGTGATGAGCATGGTGCGCGCCGGCACCGCGCTGTGCATGCCCGGCAACCACGACATCAAGCTCCTGCGCCACCTCAACGGCAAAAAGGTCACCGTGAACCACGGCCTGGCCGAAACCCTGGCCCAGCTCGAAGCCGAGCCCGAGGCGTTCAAGGGCGACGTGCGGCGCTTCCTCGACGGCCTGGTGAGCCACTACGTGCTCGACGGCGGCAGCTTAGTCGTGGCCCACGCCGGCCTGCCCGAGGCCATGCAGGGCCGTGGCTCGGGGGCCGTGCGGGCCTTTGCGCTCTTTGGCGAGAGCACCGGCGAGATTGACGAATTCGGCCTGCCCGTGCGCTACGAGTGGGCCCGCGAGTACCGCGGCCGGGCCCTGGTGGCCTTCGGCCACACGCCCGTGCCCGACGCCGAATGGCTCAACAACACCATCGACCTCGACACGGGCTGCGTGTTCGGGGGCCGCCTCACGGCCCTGCGGTACCCCGAGCGCGAGCTGGTGGCCGTGCCCGCCGCGCAGGTGTACAGCGAGCCCGTGCGCCCTCTGAATTACAAGTAG
- the murI gene encoding glutamate racemase, with protein sequence MTPPAAPDPAAQPIGVFDSGIGGLTVARAVALRLPHERLVYFGDTAHLPYGEKSTAAIQAYAVKICDVLLRQHCKLILIACNSASAAAYELVREYVGSKALVVGMIDPVVQHVGRHYAGRPVGLIGTKQTVGSNIYRKKIDQLDRGVDLHALATPLLVPMIEEGFFAGRVSEEIIRAYLDHPALQGIDALLLACTHFPLIKPQIDAYYQGRVAVLDPSDVVAATVAEALGARQLLAAPAAGAPPAHHFYVSDFTRSFEESTRIFFGQEVQLEHYPLWE encoded by the coding sequence ATGACCCCACCCGCCGCTCCCGACCCCGCCGCCCAGCCCATTGGCGTTTTCGACTCCGGCATCGGGGGCCTCACCGTGGCCCGCGCCGTGGCCCTACGCCTGCCCCATGAGCGGCTGGTGTACTTCGGCGATACGGCCCACCTGCCCTACGGCGAGAAAAGCACTGCCGCCATCCAGGCCTACGCCGTCAAAATCTGCGATGTGCTGCTGCGCCAGCACTGTAAGCTTATCCTCATTGCCTGTAATTCGGCTTCGGCCGCGGCCTACGAGCTGGTGCGCGAGTACGTGGGGTCTAAAGCCCTGGTGGTGGGCATGATTGACCCCGTGGTGCAGCACGTGGGTCGCCACTACGCCGGCCGGCCGGTGGGCCTCATCGGCACCAAGCAAACGGTGGGCTCCAACATCTACCGCAAAAAAATCGACCAGCTCGACCGCGGCGTGGACCTGCACGCGCTGGCTACCCCGCTGCTCGTGCCCATGATTGAGGAAGGCTTTTTCGCGGGCCGCGTATCGGAGGAAATCATCCGCGCCTACCTTGACCACCCGGCCCTGCAAGGTATTGATGCCCTGCTGCTGGCCTGCACCCACTTCCCCCTCATTAAGCCCCAAATCGACGCTTACTACCAGGGCCGCGTGGCCGTACTCGACCCCTCCGACGTGGTGGCCGCCACCGTGGCCGAGGCCCTGGGGGCCCGCCAGCTGCTGGCCGCGCCGGCCGCCGGGGCCCCACCGGCCCACCACTTCTACGTGTCCGATTTCACCCGCTCGTTCGAGGAAAGCACCCGCATCTTCTTCGGCCAGGAAGTGCAGCTCGAACACTACCCGCTCTGGGAGTAG
- a CDS encoding GNAT family N-acetyltransferase translates to MTIPVLETEQLRLRGHCPADLAPFVAMWQEPAFYRYLAGRPLPEEEVWTKMLRHLGVWALYGYGYWAVEEKATGQFIGNVGFGEWQRAIAPSIKGWPEMGWVLAPHVHGRGYATEATQAALAWGDAHLPTPRTVCLIDEDNAPSRGLAAKLGYQEFGRAAYHGCDVLLLERLAVKAV, encoded by the coding sequence ATGACCATCCCCGTCCTCGAAACCGAGCAGCTGCGGCTGCGCGGCCACTGCCCGGCCGACCTGGCGCCGTTCGTGGCCATGTGGCAGGAGCCGGCGTTTTACCGCTACCTCGCCGGCCGGCCTTTGCCCGAGGAAGAGGTATGGACCAAAATGCTGCGCCACCTTGGCGTGTGGGCCCTGTACGGCTACGGATACTGGGCCGTGGAGGAAAAAGCCACCGGCCAATTCATTGGCAACGTGGGCTTTGGCGAGTGGCAGCGCGCCATCGCGCCCTCCATAAAAGGCTGGCCGGAAATGGGTTGGGTGCTGGCCCCGCACGTCCACGGCCGCGGCTATGCCACCGAGGCCACTCAGGCCGCCCTGGCCTGGGGTGATGCCCACCTGCCCACCCCGCGCACCGTGTGCCTCATTGACGAGGACAACGCGCCATCGCGGGGCTTGGCGGCCAAGCTGGGCTACCAGGAGTTTGGCCGGGCCGCCTACCACGGGTGCGACGTGCTACTGCTGGAGCGGCTGGCTGTCAAAGCTGTTTAA
- a CDS encoding arylesterase, giving the protein MKLPLPLVAALLAFGLGACNSNSPAEKTSAAAAGPPAVAPVPDTKKRILFFGNSITAGLGVDPEEAFPALIGQKLDSAKLNYETINAGLSGETTAGGRSRVGWVLRQPVAVFVLELGGNDGLRGISVSSTRANLQGIIDTVRRRSPGAQIVLAGMQIPPNLGQSYTTDFKNLYQEIADKNKVALIPFLLVGVGGDPKLNQKDGIHPTPAGHRIVARTVWHTLQPLLK; this is encoded by the coding sequence ATGAAACTGCCGCTCCCGCTGGTTGCCGCGCTGCTCGCCTTCGGGCTGGGCGCGTGCAACTCCAATTCGCCCGCCGAAAAAACGTCTGCCGCCGCCGCAGGGCCCCCCGCTGTGGCGCCCGTGCCCGACACCAAAAAGCGCATCCTCTTCTTCGGCAACAGCATCACCGCCGGCCTGGGCGTCGACCCCGAAGAAGCCTTCCCCGCCCTGATTGGCCAGAAACTGGACTCCGCCAAGCTGAATTACGAAACCATCAACGCCGGCCTGAGCGGCGAAACCACCGCCGGCGGCCGCAGCCGCGTGGGCTGGGTGCTGCGTCAGCCGGTGGCCGTGTTTGTGCTGGAGCTGGGCGGCAACGACGGCCTGCGCGGCATCTCCGTTAGCTCCACTCGCGCGAACCTGCAAGGCATTATCGATACGGTGCGGCGCCGCAGCCCCGGGGCCCAAATTGTGCTGGCTGGCATGCAAATTCCGCCCAACCTGGGCCAGTCGTACACCACTGATTTTAAGAATCTCTACCAGGAAATCGCTGACAAGAACAAGGTGGCGCTCATTCCATTCCTGCTCGTGGGCGTGGGCGGCGACCCGAAGCTTAACCAGAAAGACGGCATCCACCCCACGCCGGCCGGGCACCGCATCGTGGCCCGCACGGTGTGGCACACGTTGCAACCGCTGCTGAAATAA
- a CDS encoding ABC transporter ATP-binding protein: MSILKVENLTKSYPSTEGAPLTVLHGVSFALTAGDTFAIVGPSGSGKTTLLGLCAGLDRATSGSVWLNGILLDNLSEDQRAAVRNQHVGFIFQNFQLLPTLTALENVQVPQELRGEKGSAASARALLERVGLGKRAHHYPAQLSGGEQQRVSLARAFANRPALLFADEPTGNLDPDTSDTVVDLLFELNREAGTTLVLVTHDLELAARTQRTLRVRGGTVQDDVRNQPVSVQARA, translated from the coding sequence ATGAGCATTCTTAAAGTCGAAAACCTCACCAAGTCGTACCCCAGCACCGAGGGCGCGCCGCTCACAGTGCTGCACGGCGTCAGCTTTGCGCTGACCGCGGGCGACACGTTCGCCATCGTGGGGCCCTCGGGCTCGGGCAAAACCACGCTGCTGGGCCTGTGCGCCGGTCTCGACCGCGCCACTTCGGGCAGCGTGTGGCTCAACGGCATTCTGCTGGATAACCTGAGCGAGGACCAGCGCGCCGCCGTGCGCAACCAGCATGTGGGTTTCATTTTCCAGAACTTCCAGCTGCTGCCCACCCTCACGGCCCTCGAAAACGTGCAGGTGCCGCAGGAGCTGCGCGGCGAAAAAGGCAGCGCCGCTTCGGCCCGGGCTCTGCTGGAGCGCGTGGGCCTGGGCAAGCGCGCCCACCACTACCCGGCCCAGCTTTCGGGCGGCGAGCAGCAACGCGTGAGCCTGGCCCGCGCCTTTGCCAACCGCCCGGCCCTGCTCTTCGCCGACGAGCCCACCGGCAACCTCGACCCTGATACCAGCGACACGGTGGTAGACCTGCTTTTCGAGCTGAACCGCGAGGCCGGCACCACGCTCGTACTTGTGACCCACGACCTAGAGTTGGCCGCCCGCACCCAGCGTACGCTGCGCGTGCGCGGCGGCACCGTGCAGGACGATGTGCGCAACCAACCCGTTAGCGTCCAGGCCCGTGCATAG
- a CDS encoding ABC transporter permease, with amino-acid sequence MHSPPTTEGTAGWGWLLRMAWRDSRRGRGRLLLFVAGVALGIAALVGINSFGDNLARSINEQARELVGADLVLSSNQPFDSTLVPALRRLSPVQAQERAFGSLVQFPRVQGVRLAQVRGITGGFPYYGDWDVQPRAAVAAFRAGCGALVDDVLLSQFGARVGDSVRVGRLSLLIIGKVLHTPGQSGLGSAVAPTVFVPGAQVAATGLVQRGSRVQYRQYFRFAPGTDVAALIKPFETRFDRANIDTDTVASRQQRTGRAFHDLTRYLSLVAFVALLLGCVGVASTVSLYVREKLAAVAVLRCLGASGRQALLIYLIQTAGLGLLGALIGAALGAGVQAVLPRVLGDFLPVAVRVGVSWPAIATGVGAGLGLAVLFALLPLLSIRRVAPLRVLRAAFEADTAAPDPLRGLVLGVLALGILGFAYLQTHEWKLALGFGAGLAAALGALAGLGWALTWAVRRYFPGGWGYVWRQGLANLYRPQNQTLTLIISIGLGTFLLATLYLTQGLLLSRVATADAGKQPNLVLYDIQPEQRAGVEALLTQRGLPIVQRVPIVTMRLSAINRRTVTELKRDTAGGKGIPAWILSREYRVTYRDTLSPSEKLTAGTLPRRGPDGTPYVSVDNSYFERAKLKLGDTLTFNVQGAPLVAIVGGTREVDWSRVQTNFLVLFPKGVLEGAPQFHVILTRTPNTAALGAVQQALVRQFPNVSALDLGLILQTVDDILSKISFVVRFMAGFSIATGLLVLASSVVVSRYQRVRESVLLRTLGASRRQILRITLVEYALLGLLASLAGIMLSVLAAWALAVWVFDSPYTPNLLPLLVLAGGVAGLTAAIGLFNSRDVLTRPPLEVLRAEG; translated from the coding sequence GTGCATAGCCCCCCCACGACGGAAGGCACGGCCGGCTGGGGCTGGCTACTGCGCATGGCCTGGCGCGACAGCCGCCGCGGCCGGGGCCGGCTACTGCTGTTTGTGGCCGGTGTGGCGCTGGGCATTGCGGCGCTGGTGGGCATCAACTCGTTTGGCGACAACCTGGCGCGCAGCATCAACGAGCAGGCGCGCGAGCTGGTGGGCGCTGACTTGGTGCTATCGAGCAACCAACCGTTTGATTCGACTTTGGTGCCGGCGCTGCGGCGGCTAAGCCCGGTGCAGGCGCAGGAGCGGGCGTTTGGCTCGCTGGTGCAGTTCCCGCGGGTGCAGGGCGTGCGGCTGGCGCAGGTGCGCGGCATCACGGGTGGCTTTCCTTATTACGGCGACTGGGATGTGCAGCCGCGCGCGGCCGTAGCGGCCTTTCGGGCCGGCTGCGGGGCCCTGGTAGATGACGTGCTGCTCAGCCAGTTCGGGGCCCGGGTAGGCGACTCGGTGCGGGTGGGACGGCTCAGCCTGCTCATCATCGGGAAGGTGCTGCACACGCCGGGGCAGTCGGGCCTGGGCAGCGCAGTGGCCCCCACGGTGTTCGTGCCGGGGGCCCAGGTGGCGGCCACCGGGCTGGTGCAGCGCGGCAGCCGGGTGCAGTACCGGCAGTACTTTCGCTTCGCGCCGGGCACCGACGTGGCGGCCCTCATCAAGCCCTTCGAAACCCGTTTCGACCGGGCCAACATCGACACCGACACCGTAGCCAGCCGGCAACAGCGCACCGGCCGAGCCTTCCACGACCTCACGCGCTACTTGAGTTTGGTGGCCTTCGTGGCGCTGCTACTGGGCTGCGTGGGCGTAGCCAGCACCGTGAGTTTGTACGTGCGCGAGAAGCTGGCCGCCGTGGCCGTGCTGCGCTGCCTGGGCGCCAGCGGCCGCCAGGCGCTGCTCATCTACCTGATTCAGACGGCCGGGCTGGGCCTGCTGGGGGCCCTGATTGGGGCCGCGTTGGGGGCCGGGGTGCAGGCGGTTTTGCCACGGGTACTCGGCGATTTTCTGCCGGTGGCGGTGCGCGTGGGCGTATCGTGGCCGGCCATTGCCACCGGCGTGGGCGCGGGGCTGGGGCTGGCGGTGCTCTTTGCGCTGCTGCCGCTGCTAAGCATCCGGCGGGTGGCGCCGCTACGGGTGCTGCGCGCCGCCTTCGAGGCCGACACGGCCGCGCCCGACCCGCTGCGCGGGCTGGTGCTGGGCGTACTGGCGCTGGGCATTCTGGGCTTTGCTTACCTGCAAACCCACGAGTGGAAGCTGGCCCTGGGCTTCGGCGCGGGGCTGGCGGCGGCGCTGGGGGCCCTGGCCGGCCTGGGCTGGGCCCTGACGTGGGCCGTGCGCCGCTACTTTCCCGGCGGCTGGGGCTACGTGTGGCGCCAGGGTCTGGCTAACTTATACCGCCCCCAAAACCAGACGCTTACCCTGATTATCTCCATCGGCCTGGGTACCTTCCTGCTAGCTACGCTCTACCTCACCCAGGGCCTGCTGCTCAGCCGCGTGGCCACCGCCGACGCGGGCAAACAGCCCAACCTGGTGCTCTACGACATCCAGCCCGAGCAGCGCGCCGGCGTGGAGGCTCTGCTCACGCAGCGCGGCCTGCCCATCGTGCAGCGCGTGCCCATCGTCACGATGCGCCTCTCGGCTATCAACCGCCGCACCGTCACGGAACTGAAGCGGGACACCGCCGGCGGCAAGGGCATCCCGGCCTGGATTCTATCGCGCGAGTACCGCGTGACGTACCGCGACACGCTGAGCCCCAGCGAGAAGCTGACCGCCGGCACCCTCCCCCGCCGGGGCCCTGACGGCACGCCCTACGTGTCAGTGGATAATTCCTACTTCGAGCGCGCCAAGCTCAAACTCGGCGACACGCTCACCTTCAATGTGCAGGGGGCCCCGCTGGTGGCCATCGTGGGTGGCACCCGCGAGGTGGACTGGAGCCGGGTGCAAACCAACTTCCTGGTGCTCTTCCCCAAAGGCGTGCTGGAGGGGGCCCCACAGTTCCACGTCATCCTCACGCGCACGCCCAACACGGCGGCACTAGGCGCGGTGCAGCAGGCCCTGGTGCGGCAGTTTCCCAACGTTTCGGCCCTCGATCTGGGGCTGATTCTGCAAACCGTGGACGACATTCTGAGTAAGATTTCGTTCGTGGTGCGCTTCATGGCGGGCTTTAGCATTGCCACCGGCCTGCTGGTACTGGCCAGCTCGGTGGTGGTGAGCCGCTACCAGCGCGTGCGCGAAAGCGTGCTGCTGCGCACGCTGGGGGCCAGCCGCCGCCAGATTTTGCGCATCACGCTGGTCGAATACGCGCTGCTGGGGCTGCTGGCGTCACTGGCCGGCATCATGCTGTCGGTGCTGGCGGCCTGGGCCCTGGCGGTGTGGGTATTCGATTCGCCCTACACCCCCAACCTGCTGCCGCTGTTGGTATTAGCAGGGGGCGTAGCGGGCCTCACGGCAGCCATCGGCCTCTTCAACAGCCGCGACGTGCTGACCCGCCCGCCGCTGGAAGTGCTGCGCGCCGAAGGCTGA
- a CDS encoding PA2169 family four-helix-bundle protein, whose protein sequence is MAQPINSAPADQAKNLLDQAQHALTDGPVADLLDKVPASLKEASDKTISGFNSLSTTQKIVGGALVALGLTYLVVPKEKGKAKRKAAALDELLLFVNDRIEGYKRAVAETKDGDLRSYYELLVAQSQQFASTLNSYLTKLGGERETGTTLKGKLYRKLMDAQAAVTGHDEKAILAANVFGERWAIRAYKKALRRKALKGEMRDAVKKQFGQSKKTYKHLKQLTAQQR, encoded by the coding sequence ATGGCCCAGCCCATTAATTCCGCGCCTGCCGACCAGGCCAAAAACTTGCTCGACCAAGCCCAGCACGCCCTCACCGATGGCCCAGTGGCCGACCTGCTCGACAAAGTGCCTGCTTCCCTCAAAGAAGCCAGCGACAAAACCATTAGCGGCTTCAATTCGCTCAGTACCACCCAGAAAATAGTGGGCGGCGCCCTGGTGGCGCTGGGCCTGACTTACCTGGTGGTGCCCAAGGAAAAAGGCAAAGCCAAGCGCAAAGCCGCCGCCCTCGACGAGCTGCTGCTGTTCGTGAATGACCGCATCGAGGGTTACAAGCGCGCCGTGGCCGAAACTAAGGACGGCGATTTGCGCAGTTACTACGAACTGCTGGTGGCCCAGAGCCAACAGTTTGCCAGCACCCTGAACAGCTACTTAACCAAGCTGGGTGGCGAGCGCGAAACCGGCACCACGCTCAAAGGCAAGCTCTACCGCAAGCTGATGGATGCCCAAGCTGCCGTAACCGGCCACGACGAAAAGGCCATTCTGGCTGCCAACGTGTTTGGCGAGCGCTGGGCCATCCGGGCCTACAAAAAGGCGCTGCGCCGCAAAGCCCTCAAAGGCGAAATGCGCGACGCCGTGAAAAAGCAGTTCGGCCAGTCGAAGAAAACCTACAAGCACCTCAAGCAGCTGACGGCGCAGCAGCGCTAG
- the dinB gene encoding DNA polymerase IV codes for MDAFYASVEQRDDPALRGRPVAVGGARERGVVMAASYEARQFGVRSAMPAVVARRKCPALLFVPPRFEVYKEVSRQIHAIFAEYTPLIEPLSLDEAYLDVTENLQNEPLATRIAAEIRARIFEKTGLTASAGISYNKFLAKLASDYRKPNGQFVIRPHQGPGFVEGLAVGQFHGIGAATAARLNGLGIFTGADLRAQPEALLRQHFGKAGGYYYAIARAEDHRPVVADRPRKSVGAETTFKHDRREFDELAAGLGPCIAKVWAHCERAGLLGRTATLKVKYADFQQITRSRSLVGPVASPEQLTAISHDLLRALLPVPQGVRLVGVSLSNLVPAVEAVGQQLALGL; via the coding sequence ATGGACGCGTTCTACGCCTCCGTGGAGCAGCGCGACGACCCGGCGCTGCGCGGGCGGCCCGTGGCCGTGGGCGGGGCCCGCGAGCGGGGCGTGGTGATGGCCGCCAGCTACGAGGCCCGGCAGTTTGGGGTGCGCTCGGCCATGCCGGCGGTAGTGGCGCGGCGCAAGTGCCCCGCGCTGCTGTTCGTGCCGCCGCGCTTCGAGGTGTACAAGGAAGTGTCGCGGCAAATCCACGCCATTTTCGCCGAGTACACGCCGCTAATTGAGCCGCTCTCGCTCGACGAGGCCTACCTCGACGTGACGGAGAACCTGCAAAACGAGCCGCTGGCCACGCGCATCGCGGCGGAAATCCGGGCCCGCATTTTCGAGAAAACCGGGCTGACGGCCTCGGCGGGCATTTCCTATAACAAGTTCTTGGCTAAGCTGGCCTCCGATTACCGCAAGCCCAACGGACAGTTTGTGATTCGGCCGCACCAGGGCCCCGGGTTTGTGGAAGGGCTGGCGGTGGGGCAGTTCCACGGCATCGGGGCGGCCACGGCGGCGCGGCTCAACGGGCTGGGCATCTTCACCGGGGCCGACCTGCGGGCCCAGCCCGAGGCGCTGCTGCGCCAGCACTTCGGCAAGGCCGGCGGCTACTACTACGCCATTGCCCGGGCCGAAGACCACCGCCCCGTGGTAGCCGACCGCCCGCGCAAATCGGTGGGCGCGGAAACTACGTTTAAGCACGACCGGCGCGAATTTGACGAGCTGGCCGCCGGCCTGGGGCCCTGCATTGCCAAGGTGTGGGCCCACTGCGAGCGCGCCGGCCTGCTGGGCCGCACTGCCACGCTGAAAGTGAAGTACGCCGACTTCCAGCAGATTACCCGCAGCCGCAGCCTGGTGGGCCCCGTGGCCAGCCCCGAGCAGCTAACGGCCATCAGCCACGACTTGCTGCGGGCGCTGCTGCCCGTGCCGCAGGGCGTGCGCCTGGTGGGAGTGTCACTCTCCAACCTCGTGCCCGCGGTGGAAGCCGTGGGTCAGCAGCTAGCCCTGGGGCTGTAG
- a CDS encoding ABC-F family ATP-binding cassette domain-containing protein, whose amino-acid sequence MNLLSAENISKNYADRWLFKDLNFGLQQGQRVAFVGINGTGKTTLLRILAGLETPDTGLVSTRKGIRVTYLGQQPVFDESLSVEETIFASQNDTLKAIKEYEHVINDADHKADDLQRVLERMDALNAWDYEAQVQQILGRLGILGELLTRNVSKLSGGQRKRVALARVLIEEPDVLLLDEPTNHLDLSTIEWLENRLSSPTLTLLMVTHDRYFLDKVANEIVELDKGTMYRYQGNYAYFVEKKADREMREATEVEKARNLFRKELEWMRRMPQARGTKQKARIDAFYITKEKASTNLSKQQIELSVKTTRQGGKIIEADHLNKKFGDLTVLDDFSYVFKKKDRIGLVGPNGVGKSTLMNMLTGKLAPDSGTIDVGTNTVFGYYTQTELEFDPSQRVIDIVKEVAEVVELANGDVLTASQFLNLFLFPPAQQYTLVNKLSGGEKRRLQLLRVLIKNPNFLILDEPTNDLDLATLNILEDFLLHFAGCLLIVSHDRYFLDHLAEHLFVLEPGGAVLNFPGNYTDYRDYLEERETEAALEAEEKAAKAARAAAKRAPAPVAAPAPAALAKRRATFAEKKEYEQLEGILAQLETEKQAVTANLNGGSGTPQEFAAWGARLQAVEQALAQKEERWLELAELV is encoded by the coding sequence ATGAATCTGTTATCTGCCGAGAATATCTCGAAAAATTACGCCGACCGCTGGCTGTTTAAGGACCTGAACTTTGGCTTGCAGCAGGGCCAGCGCGTGGCCTTTGTGGGCATCAACGGCACCGGCAAAACCACGCTGCTACGCATTCTGGCCGGCCTGGAGACGCCCGATACCGGCCTGGTGAGCACCCGCAAGGGCATCCGCGTGACGTACCTGGGCCAGCAGCCGGTGTTCGATGAAAGCCTGAGCGTGGAGGAAACCATCTTCGCCAGCCAGAACGACACGCTCAAGGCCATCAAGGAATACGAGCACGTCATCAACGACGCCGACCACAAGGCCGATGACTTGCAGCGGGTGCTGGAGCGCATGGACGCGCTGAACGCCTGGGACTACGAGGCCCAGGTGCAGCAGATTCTGGGCCGGCTGGGCATCCTGGGCGAGCTGCTGACGCGCAACGTGAGCAAACTTTCGGGCGGGCAGCGCAAGCGCGTGGCCCTTGCCCGGGTGCTGATTGAAGAGCCGGATGTACTGCTCCTTGACGAGCCCACCAACCACCTGGACTTGAGCACGATTGAGTGGCTGGAGAACCGGCTTTCCTCCCCCACCCTCACGCTGCTGATGGTGACCCACGACCGCTACTTCCTCGACAAGGTGGCCAACGAAATCGTGGAGCTGGACAAGGGCACCATGTACCGCTACCAGGGTAATTACGCCTACTTCGTGGAGAAAAAGGCCGACCGTGAGATGCGCGAAGCCACCGAAGTGGAGAAGGCCCGCAACCTGTTCCGCAAGGAGCTGGAGTGGATGCGCCGGATGCCCCAGGCCCGCGGCACCAAGCAAAAGGCCCGCATCGACGCCTTCTATATCACCAAGGAAAAGGCCAGCACTAACCTGAGCAAGCAGCAGATTGAGCTAAGCGTGAAAACCACCCGCCAGGGCGGCAAAATCATCGAGGCCGACCATCTCAATAAGAAATTTGGCGACCTCACTGTGCTTGATGATTTCAGCTACGTGTTCAAGAAAAAGGACCGCATCGGTTTGGTGGGCCCCAACGGCGTGGGCAAGTCCACCCTTATGAACATGCTCACGGGCAAGCTCGCGCCCGATTCCGGCACCATCGATGTAGGCACGAATACCGTATTTGGCTACTACACCCAGACGGAGCTGGAATTCGACCCCTCGCAGCGGGTGATTGACATCGTAAAGGAGGTGGCCGAAGTAGTGGAGCTGGCCAACGGCGACGTGCTCACGGCCAGCCAGTTCCTCAACCTGTTCCTGTTTCCGCCGGCCCAGCAGTACACGCTGGTGAACAAGCTGAGCGGCGGCGAGAAGCGACGCCTTCAGCTGCTGCGCGTACTCATCAAGAACCCCAACTTCCTGATTCTTGACGAGCCCACCAACGACCTGGACCTGGCTACGCTCAACATCCTGGAGGATTTCCTGCTGCACTTCGCCGGCTGCCTGCTCATTGTCAGTCACGACCGCTACTTCCTCGACCACCTCGCCGAGCACCTGTTCGTACTGGAGCCGGGCGGGGCCGTGCTGAACTTCCCCGGCAACTACACCGACTACCGCGACTACCTGGAGGAGCGCGAAACCGAAGCCGCTTTGGAGGCCGAGGAGAAAGCCGCTAAGGCCGCCCGCGCCGCCGCCAAGAGGGCCCCCGCGCCGGTGGCCGCGCCCGCCCCAGCGGCCCTCGCCAAGCGCCGCGCCACCTTCGCCGAGAAGAAGGAATACGAGCAGCTCGAAGGCATCCTGGCCCAGCTCGAAACCGAGAAGCAGGCCGTCACGGCCAACCTGAACGGCGGCAGCGGAACCCCCCAGGAATTCGCCGCCTGGGGTGCCCGCCTCCAAGCCGTGGAGCAGGCGCTAGCCCAAAAAGAGGAGCGCTGGCTGGAGCTGGCCGAACTGGTGTAG
- a CDS encoding transposase family protein, protein MGYHKISQFGCSNAAFFTGYFALAHGLPSHVSVRKVLQALDKKALAHAFGQCFNA, encoded by the coding sequence GTGGGCTACCACAAAATCAGTCAGTTCGGCTGCAGCAATGCCGCCTTCTTCACGGGCTACTTCGCCCTGGCCCACGGCCTGCCCTCGCACGTGAGCGTGCGTAAAGTGTTGCAAGCACTTGACAAAAAAGCGCTTGCGCACGCCTTTGGTCAGTGCTTCAACGCCTAG